One Mytilus trossulus isolate FHL-02 chromosome 5, PNRI_Mtr1.1.1.hap1, whole genome shotgun sequence DNA segment encodes these proteins:
- the LOC134719432 gene encoding adenosine 5'-monophosphoramidase HINT1-like: MASETEKAQTAQPEGDTIFGKIVRGEIPTKFIYEDEQCVAFNDISAQAPTHFLVIPKKPIVKLSDAEDTDEQLLGHLLVVARKVAKDVGLADGFRVTINDGVKGGQSVYHLHVHVMGGRQMGWPPG; the protein is encoded by the exons ATGGCCTCAGAAACAGAAAAGGCACAAACTGCACAACCAGAAGGAGATACAATATTTGGGAAAATTGTTAGGGGTGAAATACCAACTAAATTTATCTATGAGGATGAGCAG TGTGTAGCCTTCAACGACATCAGTGCTCAAGCTCCCACACATTTCCTTGTTATACCAAAGAAACCAATTGTTAAGTTATCTGATGCTGAAGATACTGATGAACAG ctACTTGGACATTTATTGGTAGTTGCTAGGAAGGTTGCTAAGGATGTAGGATTAGCTGATGGATTTAGAGTAACCATTAACGACGGAGTCAAGGGAGGTCAATCTGTTTACCATCTACACGTCCATGTCATGGGTGGTCGTCAAATGGGATGGCCTCCAGGATAA